The DNA window GCCCGGGTCGGTGCAGCTGGCCCCCACCTCTGGCTCCGTGACCTTCCCCGACGGCACGCAGTACGAGCAGAAGGCCGGCGTCGTCGCGCTCGAGGACACCACCGTGACGGTCACCTGCACGGGCACGGATGCCCCGGCCTACCTCGGCCCGTACAGCGTCCTGGGGATCGCGGGCCCGATCCTCATCGGCCCGATCATCGGCCTTCTCGCCGGGCTCGTGGGCCTGGTGCTGACGATCGTCGGCATCGTGCTGCTGGCGCGATCCCGGCGGTCCTGAGGGGCGACCTGCTCCGCGTCTCAGCAGGCAGTCGCCTCCGGTGCTCCGGGCCGGACGCTGGCCTAGAGTGGCCCGACGTACCCCGACTCTCGAGGATGGAGTGGTGAGCATGCACCCCCGTGCAGGCCAGAAGGCACTGGAAGAGGACCTCGTCGACGTCGACGCCCTCCTGGACGCGTACTACGACAACCATCCCGATCCGGGGAACCCCGATCAGGCGGTCGCCTTCGGCACCTCCGGGCACCGCGGCTCCTCGCTGGACGTCGCGTTCAACGAGGACCACATCGCCGCGACCACGCAGGCGATCGTCGAGTACCGCGCGGGCCAGGGCATCAAGGGGCCGCTGTTCATCGGGCGCGACACCCACGCCCTCTCCCGCCCCGCCTTCGACACGGCGCTCGAGGTGCTGGCCGCCAACGACATCGCCGTCCAGGTGGACTCGCTGGACGGGTACACCCCCACCCCGGCGGTCTCCCACGCCATCATCGTGCACAACCGGGGCCGGGCCGCGAACGATCCCGGCCGGGCCGACGGCATCGTGGTCACCCCGAGCCACAACCCTCCCCGCGACGGCGGCTTCAAGTACAACCCGCCCCACGGCGGACCGGCGGACACCGACGCCACCTCCTGGATCGCGGACCGCGCGAACGCGCTGCTCGCCGAGGGCCTGCGCGGCGTCCGCCGCCACGGCCGGCAGAAGGCGCTGCAGGATGCGGACCGCTACGACTATCTCCACACCTATGTGCAGGACCTCCCCAGCGTGGTCGACATCGAGGCGATCCGTCGGGCGGGCGTGCGCATCGGCGCCGATCCGCTGGGCGGCGCCTCCGTCGACTACTGGGCCGAGATCGGGGAGATGCACGACCTCGACCTCACCGTGGTCAACCCCGAGGTCGATCCGCGCTGGTCGTTCATGACCCTGGATCGCGACGGCAAGATCCGCATGGACTGCTCGAGCCCCTGGGCGATGGCCTCGCTGCTCGAGAAGCGCGATGAGTACGACATCGCCACCGGCAACGACGCGGACTCGGACCGGCACGGCATCGTCACGCCCGATGCCGGGCTGATGAACCCCAACCACTACCTCGCCACCGCGATCCGCTACCTCTTCGCGCACCGGCCGCACTGGCCCTCGACGGCCAAGGTGGGCAAGACCCTGGTCTCCTCCAGCCTGATCGACCGGGTCGTCGCCTCGCTGGGCCGCGAGCTGTATGAGGTGCCGGTGGGCTTCAAGTGGTTCGTGCCGGGTCTGATCGACTCCTCCGTGGGCTTCGGCGGCGAGGAGAGCGCCGGCGCCTCGTTCCTGCGCCACGACGGCTCGGTGTGGACGACGGACAAGGACGGCATCATCCTCGCGCTGCTGGCCTCGGAGATCCTCGCGGTCACGGGCCGCTCCCCCAGCACCCTGCACGCCGAGCTGGTCGAGGAGTTCGGGACGAGCTTCTACGCCCGCACGGACGCTCCGGCGAACCGGGAGCAGAAGGCGAAGTTGAAGGCGCTCAGCGCCGATCAGGTCAGCGCCACCGAGCTCGCCGGGGAGCCGATCGTCTCGGCGATCACGGAGGCTCCTGCGGGCGGCGCGATCGGCGGTCTGAAGGTGTCCACGGAGTCGGCCTGGTTCGCCGCCCGCCCCTCGGGCACGGAGGACATCTACAAGATCTACGCCGAGTCCTTCCAGGGCGAGGAGCACCTGGGCCAGGTGCAGGACGCCGCGAAGGCTCTGGTCGACGAGGTCCTCGCCGACTGATCCTCCACATCACGTGACGCCGGACTCCGCCACGCGGGGTCCGGCGTTCCGCTGTGCGGGGAAGGCGGTGGTCACGAGGCCTTTTCGCAGGCCACAAGTAAAGCAATGGTCAAATCTAGGTCAACATAGCGCCCGTCACGTCAGCGTGGCGACCTGCACAGTGTCCTTGTGCGCCCGTTTCTCGAGCGCGAAACTGAAGTCGAAAGTAAAGAATCGGTAGGGTATCGTGCTCCGTCGGACCCACCGCAGATGCCATCGACCGCAGCAGTCCAGCTTGCGACAAGGAGAGGGGGGACCATGTCTGTGCGTACTCGCGCGCGCCTCTGCGCATGCTCAGCAGCCATCGCCGTGACCGCCTCCCTCGCGGCGGCCCCGGCTCTCGCCGTGCCCTCCGACAGCGGCTCCGTCCCCACCGAGCAGGCCGAGACGACCGTCCAGTCCGGCGCCGACGACCAGAGCACGATCACCGTCGAGACGACCACCGGCGAGACCGACGAGAGCACCCCTCGCGAGCCGGCCAAGGGCGACGGCCTCCACGTGTGCCCGGGCGACGGCCTCCCCCACCTGCTGGAGGGGAACCGCGACGACTGCGGGCATCGCGACGGGACGACAGTCGATGTCACGACGGGCTCGACGGATGCGACTACGACGGACGAGCCCACCGAAGAGCCCACGACGGACCCGACGGACCCGACGGACGAGCCCACCGAAGAGGCCACGACGGACCCGACGGTCGAGCCCACGGAGACTTCGACCGCCCCAGCCACACTGGTGCCGTCGAAGACCCAGACCAGCACCTCCGAAGGCTCGACCCCCGCCCCCGAAGAGACCCCCACCGACGAAGAGTCTCCGTCCGAGTCCCCCTCGCCCACCGAGACACCGACGGAATCCCCGTCCACCCCGCCGACGGACCCCGAGACGACCCCTGAGAAGCCGTCCCCCACCGAGCCGGCACCCACCCCCACCA is part of the Brachybacterium ginsengisoli genome and encodes:
- the pgm gene encoding phosphoglucomutase (alpha-D-glucose-1,6-bisphosphate-dependent): MHPRAGQKALEEDLVDVDALLDAYYDNHPDPGNPDQAVAFGTSGHRGSSLDVAFNEDHIAATTQAIVEYRAGQGIKGPLFIGRDTHALSRPAFDTALEVLAANDIAVQVDSLDGYTPTPAVSHAIIVHNRGRAANDPGRADGIVVTPSHNPPRDGGFKYNPPHGGPADTDATSWIADRANALLAEGLRGVRRHGRQKALQDADRYDYLHTYVQDLPSVVDIEAIRRAGVRIGADPLGGASVDYWAEIGEMHDLDLTVVNPEVDPRWSFMTLDRDGKIRMDCSSPWAMASLLEKRDEYDIATGNDADSDRHGIVTPDAGLMNPNHYLATAIRYLFAHRPHWPSTAKVGKTLVSSSLIDRVVASLGRELYEVPVGFKWFVPGLIDSSVGFGGEESAGASFLRHDGSVWTTDKDGIILALLASEILAVTGRSPSTLHAELVEEFGTSFYARTDAPANREQKAKLKALSADQVSATELAGEPIVSAITEAPAGGAIGGLKVSTESAWFAARPSGTEDIYKIYAESFQGEEHLGQVQDAAKALVDEVLAD